The following are from one region of the Andrena cerasifolii isolate SP2316 chromosome 1, iyAndCera1_principal, whole genome shotgun sequence genome:
- the LOC143366773 gene encoding organic cation transporter protein translates to MASVDSNLEELMAHLGDFGKYQCWQFSLHVLGALTAGLHMLTLLTVAAVPPHKCNIPEFTSTIDSPNDTSSSWNSSAIGDGVPRHVDSCHYLDSNNMMTKCDSWTYDTQYFQSSRAMEWDFVCSQRWMGAVAQSSYMFGVFIGAVTLGSMADKYGRKIIFYVSAVAQLVLGVSVALVDKYFIFLVLRFLYGIFGSAGAYITGFVLTMELVGPSKRTVCGVMFQLAFAVGFMLVAVWGAVIKDRMWLQIAYGLHSTLLIGHWWLMDESPRWLWAQGRISEALVIVRKGLRMNGNNVDIDAAKLISEANVQHEDKGDRSYGALDLFKTPNLRKKTLNVCLNWFANSIVYYGLSLNVGNLVGNPFLMLFLSGLVELPSYILMCFILDRAGRRCVVSTFMLIGGACCIIASSIPTGTDIAASTIVTIVLFGKACIAASFAVIYNYTAELFPTVVRNTALGIGSMCARLSGALTPMIMLLDSFNPKVPAILFGFVALVSGFLSLYLPETVNQPMPETIEDGENFGKGDTCFTTCLGSRRKTSASYEVTMDQVVDKEEKERLNQGDGEK, encoded by the coding sequence atgGCGAGCGTCGACAGTAATCTCGAAGAGCTGATGGCTCACCTAGGTGATTTCGGTAAATATCAGTGTTGGCAATTCTCTTTGCACGTCCTCGGTGCCTTGACAGCAGGTCTGCACATGCTGACGTTGCTGACAGTCGCTGCTGTGCCGCCACATAAGTGCAACATTCCTGAATTCACTTCCACGATAGACTCGCCGAACGACACATCCTCAAGCTGGAACTCCTCAGCCATCGGGGATGGTGTTCCTCGACACGTCGACTCCTGCCATTACTTGGACTCGAATAACATGATGACAAAATGCGATTCGTGGACCTACGACACCCAATACTTTCAATCGTCCCGCGCAATGGAATGGGACTTCGTTTGCTCGCAAAGGTGGATGGGCGCCGTGGCGCAGTCCTCCTACATGTTCGGCGTGTTCATCGGTGCGGTTACCTTGGGCAGCATGGCGGACAAGTACGGTCGGAAGATAATCTTCTATGTGTCCGCTGTAGCGCAACTCGTGCTAGGGGTGTCGGTGGCCCTAGTCGACAAATACTTCATCTTCCTCGTACTGAGATTTCTTTACGGGATTTTCGGCTCGGCCGGCGCCTACATAACAGGATTCGTTCTAACCATGGAGCTGGTAGGTCCGTCGAAGAGGACCGTCTGCGGGGTAATGTTCCAGTTGGCGTTCGCCGTTGGCTTCATGCTGGTAGCCGTCTGGGGTGCGGTGATCAAAGATCGGATGTGGCTGCAGATCGCCTACGGGCTTCACAGTACGCTGCTTATCGGCCACTGGTGGCTGATGGACGAATCCCCGAGGTGGCTGTGGGCGCAGGGTCGCATCAGCGAGGCCCTGGTGATAGTGCGGAAGGGCTTGAGGATGAATGGGAACAACGTGGACATTGACGCGGCTAAGTTAATCAGCGAGGCGAACGTGCAACACGAGGATAAGGGAGACAGATCCTACGGAGCCTTGGACCTCTTCAAGACACCGAACCTCAGGAAGAAAACGTTAAACGTTTGCCTGAATTGGTTCGCCAACTCTATCGTCTACTACGGCCTGTCGTTAAACGTGGGCAACCTGGTCGGCAACCCGTTCCTGATGCTGTTCCTCAGCGGCTTAGTCGAATTGCCTTCGTACATTCTAATGTGCTTCATATTGGACCGCGCTGGGCGAAGGTGTGTGGTCAGTACTTTCATGTTAATCGGTGGTGCGTGCTGTATAATCGCCTCCAGTATACCAACCGGCACCGACATCGCCGCGTCCACGATCGTGACCATCGTTTTGTTCGGCAAGGCCTGCATAGCCGCCTCTTTCGCGGTCATTTACAACTACACGGCTGAATTATTCCCAACGGTAGTTAGGAACACCGCCCTCGGGATCGGCTCCATGTGCGCTCGCCTAAGCGGGGCCTTAACGCCCATGATAATGCTCTTAGACTCGTTTAACCCGAAAGTGCCAGCGATCCTGTTCGGTTTCGTCGCCCTGGTGTCGGGCTTCTTGTCACTGTACTTGCCCGAGACCGTGAACCAGCCGATGCCCGAGACCATCGAGGACGGCGAGAACTTTGGGAAAGGGGACACGTGCTTCACTACGTGTTTGGGGTCAAGAAGGAAAACTAGTGCCAGTTACGAAGTCACTATGGATCAAGTGGTCgacaaagaagaaaaagagagatTGAATCAAGGAGACGGCGAGAAGTAA